Proteins encoded within one genomic window of Spodoptera frugiperda isolate SF20-4 chromosome 7, AGI-APGP_CSIRO_Sfru_2.0, whole genome shotgun sequence:
- the LOC126910889 gene encoding uncharacterized protein LOC126910889, protein MDTETHKEWEQTVCTNEDDKLPTWDDLRQFMQSKYRTLELVMSTSGLREKSIKERSHFVTATASTSPSSGDRKCVLCKESHTLCHCKEFCKLQPAERAEYVKSNKLCFNCLVPGHSAYLCKLRVSCRICSRRHHTLLHRSKDATSSVQSEDTEQPKVVQHGVEEKEELVNTTIASYHSTKLSTSLALLATATVLARNEHNHTVVLRALVDQGSQASFISEKATQLLKLTRRTARGSIIGVGSTKTNVNHVVQLRIGSRLHSSFEINIEAYVMSKQLTTKIPSKAVTVTHWPHLEGLNLADPEYHKPGPIDLLLGVKEYAQIVQQQLIKGPPGSPCAQETNLGWILFGEINTSVKKKVFWSFINK, encoded by the coding sequence ATGGACACAGAGACTCACAAAGAATGGGAACAAACCGTTTGTACAAATGAAGACGATAAATTACCTACCTGGGATGACTTAAGACAGTTCATGCAATCAAAATACCGTACCTTAGAACTTGTAATGTCAACATCGGGCCTCCGTGAGAAGTCTATCAAAGAGCGTTCACACTTTGTTACTGCTACAGCCTCAACTTCACCATCGTCGGGAGATAgaaaatgcgtgctatgtaaAGAAAGCCATACCTTATGCCACTGTAAGGAGTTCTGCAAACTGCAACCTGCTGAGAGAGCTGAATATGTTAAGTCAAACAAACTTTGCTTTAATTGTTTGGTACCAGGACATTCCGCTTATCTGTGTAAATTGCGAGTCTCATGTCGTATATGCAGTCGACGTCATCACACTCTGCTACACCGATCTAAGGACGCTACTTCTTCGGTACAATCTGAGGACACTGAACAACCGAAAGTAGTACAACACGGCGTAGAAGAGAAGGAGGAATTAGTCAACACTACAATCGCGTCGTATCACAGTACCAAACTAAGCACAAGTCTAGCACTACTGGCCACGGCAACAGTTTTAGCAAGGAACGAACATAATCACACTGTTGTTCTACGTGCACTGGTAGACCAAGGTTCGCAGGCATCATTCATTAGCGAGAAGGCGACACAACTACTTAAATTAACCAGGCGTACAGCAAGAGGAAGTATCATTGGAGTGGGATCTACAAAAACTAACGTCAATCACGTGGTACAACTAAGGATTGGTTCTCGATTGCATTCAAGCTTCGAGATCAACATTGAAGCATACGTCATGAGTAAACAGTTAACCACGAAAATCCCTTCCAAAGCTGTTACTGTCACACATTGGCCACACCTAGAGGGACTCAACCTGGCTGATCCGGAGTATCACAAACCGGGTCCAATAGACTTGCTCCTTGGTGTTAAAGAGTATGCACAAATCGTGCAGCAACAATTAATCAAAGGTCCTCCGGGTTCTCCATGTGCACAAGAAACAAACCTGGGATGGATTCTGTTTGGAGAAATCAATACCAGTGTAAAGAAGAAAGTTTTCTGGTCCTTCATCAACAAATAG